CTGTAGTTATGGGCAAAGCCGCGTGGCGGCAGTTCGATCGCCGTGATGATCTCGCCGGCGCCGAGATTGGTATCGACATGAGGTGTGTCGCCGGGGAGCCGATGGAAATCGGTCAGCGCCATCGTGCGCTCGCCGGATGGACCTGAAATATGCACTAGCGCGCCGAGCGCGGCCAGCGCCACGCTCATGTCGGACGGATTGGTCGCGATGCAGGCGGCGCTCGTGCCGAGGATGGCATGGTTGCGATTGACGCCGTCGATCGCCGAGCAGCCGCTGCCGGGAGTTCGCTTGTTGCAAGGCGTCGCCGTGTCATAAAAATACGCGCAACGCGTTCGTTGCATCAGGTTGCCGCCGACGGACGCCATGTTGCGCAACTGCGCCGATGCGCCGGCCAGGATGGCGCTGGCGAGTAGCGGGTAGCGCTGCTCGATCAGCGGATGGTAGGCGAGGTCCGAGTTCGGCATCAAGGCGCCGATGCGCAGCCCTCCATCGGCCGTCTCCTCGATCATGCGCAGCGGCAGGCGAGAAATGTCGATCAGCCGGGAAGGCTGCTCGACATTCTCCTTCATCAGGTCGATCAAATTGGTGCCGCCGGCAATAAGCTTGGCGCCGGGGTGGGCGGTAAGCAGGAGGATCGCATCGGCGACATCAGAGGCGCGGGAATATTGGAAGTTGATCATGGCCGCCCCATTGCCTGCTGGATGGCAGCGACGATGTTGGGATAGGCGCCGCAGCGGCAGAGATTGCCGCTCATTAGCTCCCGGATCTCGTCAGCATCCCGGGCGCGACCTTCGGCGAGGAGGCCGGCTGCCGAACAGATCTGTCCCGGCGTGCAATAGCCGCACTGGAAGGCGTCATGGTCGATGAAGGCCTGTTGCAGGGGATGCAGCTCGCCATCCCTGGCAAGACCTTCGACGGTCGTGATCTCCGCGCCGTCCTTCATGACCGCGAGCGTCAGGCAGGAATTGACCCGCCGGCCATCGACCAGCACGGTGCAGGCGCCGCATTGACCGTGATCGCAGCCCTTCTTGGTGCCGGTCAACGCGAGATGATCACGCAAGACATCCAGGAGTGTGGTCCAGGGCACTAGGTCGAGCTTGCGCCTGACACCATTGACGACAAGATTGATTGGAATGCGATCGGGAATTTGATTTACGGCACCGGCCATGTCGTTTCCCTCGCGAGGGAGGCCGAGCCGAGTAGTCAAGTCTGTTGACGCGATTGCGCGTCGTCTCCGCTGGCCAATAGCGCCCCAACGGGCGACAAGTCGCTTGGTTCCACTGGGGAAGTTTCCCTTCCGGCGAGGAAGCCGTCAGCGCTTCGTGTCGCCGAAACCCACAATCGATACCCCATGCTTGACGACCTCACGGACAGCCTCAAGTCCTTTGAGATAATCCTTCCCGTAGTCGTCGTTCTGCTAGAGGTCGAGCGCGCCATCACCAAGGCGACCAAGCCGCGCGACCCGGACAATCCCAATCGATTGCCGCAAGGCAATGCGCTCGCCGCCATCTGCGCCGAATATCTAGGGCGCAAGGCCGCGAAATGACACGATGGGCCGCTTCCGGACTCATGCAGCGAGGCATCATTCATTCATCCCGCTTCGACAACCTGGAATCGCTTGACGCCAACCAGGCTTCGGTGAGTTCAACACCGTCTCTTTCGCAGACTGCACTGAATGAGGTTTTCGCGTTTGGGTGCTCAAAGCAGAATGCTTTTGCTTTCTCAGCTGTCTCCACCCACCAATCTGATTTCTTATCGCGCGCGATACGAATCGGGGATGATCCCGCCTGCCCACTCAGCCAACAGCATCCGCTCGATGCGGTCGGCTTGCTCTTTCGTCAAATTGACCGCCGGGCTGGTCCCGACCATTGCCGGCCTCTTGAATCGCGCCGCCTGGCGCGACCGCCGGGTCGTTTCATCTGACTGGATCGGTGACCAAATACGATGTCAACGGCGAAACGCGCGCGATTGCAGGATCGGCGTGCCCGGATTCCGGTTCCAGGCCAGAATGAATCCTCCGCATTGCCGGATTTAGGTCGCATTGCGACCCAGGTCGCGGCCAAAGGTTTTCCCGGGCGGGGCGCAACACCGGGGGTTCTATGTCCGGTCATTTGCGATTTTGCTTCGCCACTTTTCTTCTCGCAGGTCTCTCGACGTCGCCGGCATTTTCGAATTCTTTGGCCGACTTCTTCTCGCTCGATGCCGCTCCCGCGAAAGCCACTGCTCCCACTCCCGCCGAAGAGCAGTGCTTGCCAAAACCCGGCAAGTCGACGGCCGAGGGCCAGCATTGGGTCTATCGTTACGATGGCCACCGCAAATGCTGGTTCCAGGCCGCCGAGGAGGTCGCCACGGTGAAGAAGCCGGTGCATCATCGCGCCGCGAAGCAGCGTGTCGCTGCTCCCGAGGAGATAAAGGCCGCGCTGCGCAAGCGAAAGGCGGGCGTGGATGCGCGTGCCGAGCTGCTGCGCTCCGCACCGGCGGAAACGCCCCACCCGACGCCACCCGCGCCCGCGCTTAAGGTGGTCGATGCCGCTCCGGGGGCTGCGGCGCTCGTGCCGCCGGCCCCCCTTGTCGCGAAGCCCGCGACCGATCAGCTCGACCAACCCACGTCGCGCGAGGTCGACGTGGAGACGCTTTTGGCGGCGGCGCCGGCCGCCACCGATACGGTTGCCGCCTCACTGCTGCCGGCCACCCTGGTCACCGATCCCATCGCCGATGCGGGCGAGGACGGCCAGGGGTGGACGGCAACCTGGCTCGGCGTGCTGCTGATGGCGCTGGGGCTCCTCTCCCTCCTAAGCTCGAGCCGGATCCTTCGGGGGGCCTTGCTGATCGGGCGATTTATCGATCCGAGTACGGGTACGCATCATCGGAGTAGGTAGCTCAATGGTTGGTGAAAGCAGGCTCGTGCGCCCCGCCGTGGCCGCGGTCCATTCGGAAGCCGAAATGGACAATTTTGCCGAGGCAATCAATCATGCATTGCACGAGGTGCAGGCCGCCCGGCGTGACATCCGTATGACTGCCTTCTGCGTGCAGCAGGCAGAGGCCATTCGCAGAATAGATCGAGCCCGAGCCTGCCTTGCTTTCTGGCGCAGTTCCGGAAATTACAGTTCAACTAGCTGAGCATCCATCGTTCGACGCTGCGCAAGTATCCTGACCTCTCTGAATGTCGGTGGCGACGATGGAGCTTTCCCGGAACGGCGCGAGGGCCAGGTTGCTGGCCGCAGACAAATCCTGGCGCTACATGTGATCAATCATGGGCTGCATAAGCGCATAGCATCGGCATGCCAGGCTCTTGAGCCGCCCCCGGTCGACCTCAACGACAAGCTGACCGCGTTTGCCAAGCACTGGGTCTTCCGGCCACGCGCCTGCGCGCCATATCGAGCCCGGACCAAGGGCAAGACCGAGAACGGCGTTGGCTACGTAAAACGGAATGCGATCGCTGGCCGCGCCTTCCCGAGCTGGGAAGCCCTTGAAGCGCATCTTGAGGCTTGGACACGGGAGGTCGCCGATCGGCGCCAGCAGGGCACCACTGGCGAGCCACCTTGGGCCGCCCGGAGTTGGCAAGACGCACCTTGCGGTCGCGCTGGGGCGGGAAGCGATCCTGGCTTGGCATTCCCTGCAGTTCGTCGCAGCCACCTCCTGACGAGCCGCCACGCTTGCCGGTCCGGGAACTAGAGCGCCGGCGAACAGTTCTGTTGGCGCAACGTAGCTCCGGAAGAATATCCAGGCCAAGCAAGCGCGAGAAATTGAGCATCGCGCCGTCCGGCAAGGGGACAGCCAGCGAGTTCCGGCATGACCAGGAAAAACCGCTTCAATCTGGGATACGCCATCGCCGCTATTTTCGCGGTTTTCTTGATCCAGCATCTCATCTCGACCGCCAGCCAAATAGCCGTTATCCCCTTCAGCGAATACCAGCAGTTGCTGCGTCAAGGGAAAGTCGATGCCGTGGGCATCTCCGATCGCACAGTGCAGGGCACTCTGAAGGAGCCCCTGCCGGGTGGTCAGAAGCGATTCATCACGACGCGCGTTGATCAGGACGTCGCGCAGGAACTCGAAAAGTACAACGTCCGCTTCACCGGCCAGATCGAGAGCACATTTTTGCGCGATCTCCTTTCGTGGGTCATGCCGGTGCTGTTGTTCGTCGGACTGTGGTGGTACATCGGCAAGCGCATTACGGAGGGCGGTGGTCTCGGCGGCGGGCTGATGGCGATCGGCAAGAGCAAGGCCAAGATCTATGTCGAGTCCAATACCGGCGTCACTTTTGCTGATGTCGCCGGCGTCGACGAAGCCAAAGACGAGCTTCGCGAGGTTGTCGATTTCCTGAAGAATCCGACCGACTACGGCCGACTTGGGGGCCGCATGCCGAAAGGTGTGCTGCTGGTCGGCCCGCCTGGCACAGGAAAAACCTTGCTGGCCAAAGCCGTCGCCGGAGAAGCCAGGGTGCCTTTCTTTTCGATCTCGGGTTCGGAATTCGTCGAGATGTTCGTCGGCGTGGGAGCGGCACGGGTGCGCGACTTGTTCCAGCAGGCGCACGAAAAGGCGCCGGCGATCATCTTCATCGACGAGCTCGACGCACTCGGACGCGCCCGCGGGATCGGCCCTTTTGCCGGTGGCCACGATGAGAAGGAGCAGACGCTGAACCAGCTGCTGGTGGAGCTCGACGGATTCGATGCGCGCTCGGGGCTCGTCATCCTTGCTGCGACCAACCGGCCGGAAATACTCGATCCTGCCCTGCTCCGCGCCGGCCGCTTCGACCGCCAGGTATTGGTCGATCGTCCCGACAAGAAAGGACGCATCGAGATTCTAAAGGTTCATATGAAGAAAGTGCGGCTCGCAGCCGACGTCGAGCCAGAAGCAGTTGCAGCATTGACACCGGGATTTACCGGTGCCGATCTCGCGAACCTCGTCAACGAGGCCGCGCTTCTGGCGACCCGCCGTGGCGCCGAGGCGGTCAGCATGAGCGACTTCAACAACGCTGTGGAGCGCATGGTCGCAGGCCTCGAAAAACGCAACCGTCTGCTCAACGCCAAGGAACGCGAGATCGTCGCGTATCATGAGATGGGACACGCCCTAGTCGCACTCTCATTGCCCGGCGTCGATCCCGTGCACAAGGTCTCCATCATCCCGCGAGGGGTAGGTGCGCTAGGTTATACCATTCAGCGCCCGATCGAAGACCGCTTCCTGATGACCAAGGAGGAGCTGGAAAACAAGATGGCTGTGCTGCTCGGTGGCCGCGCAGCCGAGCTGATCGTGTTTGGCCATCTATCCACCGGCGCCGCGGATGATCTGCGTCGCGTGACCGACATCGCGCGCAGCATGGTGACTCGCTACGGGATGTCGGACAAGCTGGGCAGCGTCGCCTATGAGCGAGATCCCGGCAATTTCCTCGCGGGCACGGACCAGCCCTATCCGGTTCGCGAACGTGACTATGCCGAAGAGACCGCAGCCGCGGTTGACCGCGAAGTGAAGGATATCGTCGACCAGGTCTTCCAGCGCACGCAGGGCCTTCTGAACACACGACGGTCGATTCTGGACCGCGCGGCGAAGAAGCTGTTGGAGAAGGAGACGCTGGAGCAGGGCGATATCGACATGCTGATCCGGGAGATGCCGAAGGAAGCTCTGCGTGTGATTTAAGTTACGCATCAACGCGGATGCCCGCGCACAGCCGATCGCGCGCAAAAAGCGTCACGCAGACTGCGTTAGCCTAACCTCCGTTTGGAGTTCGAGCAGGTGTTTCCTTTAACGATGACGAACTATTTGAAAGCAATGCAGGCGGCTGACCGCTGTTTCTTGGAGATTCGATCTGAGTACCAGCGTCGGCGCGCTTGGCCTGCCATTCAAGGAACAGGTGGCCGGCGACCAACATGATGCCGGCGCATAGTAGCGCGAGCCCTGCGCTTACGAGATCACGATAGTCATCCATCCCACAACTCATGGCTTTTCTTTATCAGGCCGCAGCCGACCTCGGAAGTTGGGATCGTGACGCGCTCGACTGTCCTACAGGGCAACCCCGGCGACCGCGTTTCATTGGGCGATAGGGTCGAGGCGCACCCTAACCGGCGATAACCGTCCTTCTCGAGACTGCAATGATTGGATTCACACGGCCGCCCTGCGACGCGGGGGTCATCCAGGCGACGCCGGTTTTTGATGCGGCCCTGTCACCAAGTCGCAAGTGGCTGACACTGACGACGACCATAGTCGGGTCGACCGTGGCTTCATCGACGGCTCGGTGGTGAACATCGCGCTGGCCGCGAGGCTTCCGTGAGAGCGAGATCCTGCGGCATATCTTCGAGCGCGTGGTTGCAACGTGCATGGCCGCCGGCCTCGTCAAGGGCGAAGGGTTCGGGGTGGATGCGAGCGTGATGGAAGCCAACGCCAGCCGTTATCATGCCAAAGCGCCGGATGAGTTGGACTGGACCGACGCGCAACGACAGAAGGGTGCCGTGGCCGAGTATCTTGCTGGACTTGAGGCCGAGGCGCAGGTCCAGCAAGGCCCGGATAACCGCAAACAAAGTGCTTCACACCACCGGTACCGTGCACGACGGCAACATGCTCCGCTACCGTGCCTCCAAATTCGACTGCGATGCTTGCGCGCTGAAGATGCGATGCTGTCCGAATATGGCTGCCCGACAGGTACCCCGTGACATTCACGAAGATGCTCGCGATATGGCGCGACGGCTGATGGGGACAAAGCGCTTCCTCAAATCGCGAGATGAACGCAAGCGCATTGAGATGCGCTTTGCTCATCTCAAGACCCACCACGGGTTCGAACGCATGCGGCTCAGAGGTCTCTCCGGCGCTCGTGACGAGTTTCACCTTGCCGCCATCGTGCAGAACCTCAAGACGATGGCGCTCCATCTGCTCGGCCCGCCAACCGGTCAGGTGCGCGCGTCGATTGCGTAAGAAGCACGGCAATTTGGGCGATGTGTTCGCCGGCCAGGCCGTGACGCCCAGCCACGGGCCAAGTGAAAACGTCTCCCCAACAGCAAGCGATTTGCGGCAGGGCATTTTTCGACAGCATCGGTCAGACTCGGAAATTAAGGAAACTACATCTTTAGTCCGGTTCGCCTGCGTTAGCAGATCTTCAGAGCTAAACCTGCGCAGGGTTGAACTCCGGGTCTTCAGATTGCAGCGGAGAATGAATGATTGCTGGGGCAAGCTCAGTGAGGGGGAGCGCTGGAGGATCTTGTGGTGATTCAGTTGTGAACGGCGATCGGTCAATTTGGCTCGACTTCAGGCACAACGCTGGTACACGCGGGTCAATGCGACTGGCGTTAAGTCATTGATTTTTGTTTATTTTTCTGGCGCGGTGCGGCAATCCATCCCTCCAGCCCGGCTTGCACAAAACGCTCGCGATCGCAGGGGCTTGAGCCATGCATACTCTCCACCTGCCGGCCAGATGACACCGGTGGTACATAGGGCGCACCAAAGGCTATTTCGCTCAGATCGCCGCTGCCTGTCTGGCATGCCCTGACGTCGCCAACGGAGCGCGAGCGAGCCGACATCGCACGGCCGGCGAATGCGCCCGGCCGGCGCTTCGCCGAGAGATCAGACGATGAAAGAGGCTATCGATACATCGCCTTCGCGTCGCCAGGTGTTGCGACTGGCCGCCATAGGGGTGGCCTGTGCCGTGGCTGCGAAGGCCCCGAGCGCCGCGGAGCCTCTAAGGGGAGGGGCCAACGACTCCTACGTTCCCGCTGATGGCGTTTCGACCTTCGAGAGCGTCTGGCAGACTGTACGTGATCATTTTTACGATCCGCGTCACAGCGGACTTTACTGGCCGGCGGTTCGGGAGAGATATCTTCCGGAGGTTCAACGGGCAACTTCCCAGGACTCTCTGGCGCGCATCATCAATACCATGCTGTCTGAGTTGCGCGCTTCGCATACGCGCTTCTACACGCCGGATGAGCCGGAATATTATCAACTTGCAGATATCTTTTCCGGCGTACTGCGACGCCGGGGACTGCAGGGTGCATTTCCGGACGGTCGCATTTCGTACCCTGGCATAGGCATCATTTCGCGTCTCGAAACGTCTGGCCGTAACACGATCACCGCCGTCATAGACGGAACGCCGGCTCAGCAGGCGGGCCTCCGTGCTGGAGATGAGATAGTTGCGGCTGACGGGACGGCATTTGAGCCGGTCGGGTCATTCCGTGGGAAGGTGGGCGAATCGGTTGTCCTGGAGGTGCAGCGGGGCGCCACGGTGATGCAAATCCCGGTCAGGCCGGTCGATCTCGAGCCCACGAAAATGTTCCTTCGTGGGTTGGAGTCGAGTGCACGGATCATTGAGTCAAACGGACAACGCATCGGCTATGTCCATGTTTGGTGCTATGCGGGCTACGTCTATCAACGCACTCTCGAACGCCTGCTGTCGCAAGGTGAGCTCAAGGACGCAGATGCGCTGATCTGGGATTTGCGGGATGGCTGGGGCGGCGCACAGCCCGAATATCTCGACTTGTTCAACGGTCGGGCGCCAACAATGCAGGTCACCGACCGAAGCGGTACCAGCGAAATCGTAAATGTGAAGTGGCGCAAGCCTGTTGCGATGCTCATCAACGGCGGTACGCGCAGCGGCAAGGAGGTCCTTGCCTATGGTTTCAAAAAGTACAGGTTGGGCGAGCTCATCGGCACCCGGACAGAAGGCGCGGTCCTTGCCGCCACCGCATTTCTCATCGGAGGCGGCTTGCTGCTGCTCGCAGTCGAAGATGTCCTGGTCGATGGCGAGCGCCTGGAGGGCGTAGGCGTGACGCCGACGATCGAGATCCCGGCCGGCGCGACTTCCGCCGGAGCAGAGGACCCCCAATTGAGCCGTGCAGTCGCGGTTCTATCCGGGACATGATCAGGACGTCATACCCATTCGCAAAGCAGAGGCAATGCGAAATGGTAATTGGAAGCCTGTCTTGGTTCGCCGGCGCAGGCTGTTGCCACTTCAGATCAGGGCGTGACATCAGAACGATCCAGCCTCTTGGTGCAGCTCGCCGCCCCGCATCAAGCGGCGGGCGATGTCGGCTGTCTGCAGTGACGCGCGCTCGGTCGGTGAATGGGCCGCCAGATAGCGGGCAACCGCGATGAGGATGTGCCGGCCCTCGTTCGTGTGGCCCCATGCGCCGACTTGCCGGATCCCCGCCTCCAGCATCTGATACGCATGGAAACCGGCATCCTCGCGCAGCACCGCATGCGCTAGCGTGGCGATCAGCGCCTGCGGCGAATGGCCCAGCTGGAGATGCCGTGTCACTAGGCGTGCGGCGAGATCGACCTGTCGTTGCCGGTCGAAGGCCTCAAGCAAGGCGGTGCCAATTGTCTCTGGATTCGCGGGTAGATCATCGAGCCGCTCGCCGCCGTCGCCCGGGATGCGCGCCGGCGGCACATTGAGATAGCGAGCAAGGTAGAGCGCCATCGCTCCGTGCAATACGCCGCGGACGGCCGCGATGTGAGTGTCGATGTTGGCAGTGCCCATCCGCGCCAGCATCTGGTGGACGGCGTTGGCATAGGTGAAGACGTGATGCGCCGTCTTCCAGTCGGCGTGCTCATTGGCATTGCCGAAGCGCGCCACCCTGAGCGCGGCCGCGTACGCGAGGGATTGCCCCAGCTCCGCAGGAGCGGCACCGGCGCGGATCGCCTCCTTGAGCGCATTAACGATCCTGTCCGGATCGTCACCGAGCAGCTCTTGAGCAAGTGCGGCCTGGCCCGACCACTCACGCGAGCCGCGTCCGGCAGCGAACAGGTCCGCGAGTTCGCTGGTTGATTCCTCACACAACGCAACAAGGTCAACGGGCTGGCGCCAGGCCGTCGATTCCTCGGTGCCGCGGGCCGCGACCATCTGACCGACGACTGTCGGCAGCAGAGCGGCCGCGTGTTGCCAGCCGATCAGGTCGAGGCACTCGAATGCCTTGTTGATGAAGTCGAGCGAGTGCCCGGTGTCGGCGAACGCCCGCTCGGTCGCAGCGGCGAGCAGGGCATCGGCGAGTTCAGCCGGGGAAAAGCCGGCCGCAATTGCCGTGAGCAGGGTGCGCTCGGCAGCCTCACGATGGCGCACGTTTGTCCAACGCCGCAGCCAGCGCTTGAGCGCGGCCGGCTCCGGCCGGCTGCCAAGCGGCGCGCGTTCCCGTCGCGGCGCCGCGCCGTCGCAGTCCGCCGCCACGCGGCGTGCGCCGTGGAACAGCGCGAGATAGATTTCCTCCTCCGGCAGCACAGGCAGAAGATTGGCGAGTGCCATGAGGATCGTAAGTCCTACGCCCCAGCCGTCGCGGTTTTGCGCCCCGAACAGCGCCACCTGGCGGACGATGTCGGCCTGCGGTACGCCGGCTGCGAGCTGACCGTGCACGGCCTTGGCAATGACGAGGCCGAGGTCGTGGGCGAGGCCGTCCGCAAGCCGCTGACGCCAGTGCGCGGCGGGATCGGCATGCGTGAACGTGGTCTGCACCCAGACGTCACCATTGCGCACCTCGACCGGGCAGATCGGCACGTCGTCCGCCCAGAGGTCGAAGGTGCAGCCGCTTTCGAGATCGAAGCGAGCGTGGTGCCAGTGACAGGTCAAGATGCCGTCCTCGACGCTGCCCCGCTCAAGCGGGAAGCCCATGTGCGGGCAC
This genomic interval from Bradyrhizobium sp. CB82 contains the following:
- a CDS encoding xanthine dehydrogenase family protein subunit M, whose amino-acid sequence is MINFQYSRASDVADAILLLTAHPGAKLIAGGTNLIDLMKENVEQPSRLIDISRLPLRMIEETADGGLRIGALMPNSDLAYHPLIEQRYPLLASAILAGASAQLRNMASVGGNLMQRTRCAYFYDTATPCNKRTPGSGCSAIDGVNRNHAILGTSAACIATNPSDMSVALAALGALVHISGPSGERTMALTDFHRLPGDTPHVDTNLGAGEIITAIELPPRGFAHNYSYLKVRDRLSYAFSLVSVAAALELDGNAIREARVALGGVAHKPWRSLEAETALRGQAATVEHFSHAADLLLQGAKARAHNGFKVELARRAIVRTLMQAASATPQSQAHKKIA
- a CDS encoding (2Fe-2S)-binding protein, which gives rise to MAGAVNQIPDRIPINLVVNGVRRKLDLVPWTTLLDVLRDHLALTGTKKGCDHGQCGACTVLVDGRRVNSCLTLAVMKDGAEITTVEGLARDGELHPLQQAFIDHDAFQCGYCTPGQICSAAGLLAEGRARDADEIRELMSGNLCRCGAYPNIVAAIQQAMGRP
- the ftsH gene encoding ATP-dependent zinc metalloprotease FtsH: MTRKNRFNLGYAIAAIFAVFLIQHLISTASQIAVIPFSEYQQLLRQGKVDAVGISDRTVQGTLKEPLPGGQKRFITTRVDQDVAQELEKYNVRFTGQIESTFLRDLLSWVMPVLLFVGLWWYIGKRITEGGGLGGGLMAIGKSKAKIYVESNTGVTFADVAGVDEAKDELREVVDFLKNPTDYGRLGGRMPKGVLLVGPPGTGKTLLAKAVAGEARVPFFSISGSEFVEMFVGVGAARVRDLFQQAHEKAPAIIFIDELDALGRARGIGPFAGGHDEKEQTLNQLLVELDGFDARSGLVILAATNRPEILDPALLRAGRFDRQVLVDRPDKKGRIEILKVHMKKVRLAADVEPEAVAALTPGFTGADLANLVNEAALLATRRGAEAVSMSDFNNAVERMVAGLEKRNRLLNAKEREIVAYHEMGHALVALSLPGVDPVHKVSIIPRGVGALGYTIQRPIEDRFLMTKEELENKMAVLLGGRAAELIVFGHLSTGAADDLRRVTDIARSMVTRYGMSDKLGSVAYERDPGNFLAGTDQPYPVRERDYAEETAAAVDREVKDIVDQVFQRTQGLLNTRRSILDRAAKKLLEKETLEQGDIDMLIREMPKEALRVI
- a CDS encoding transposase; translation: MAARQVPRDIHEDARDMARRLMGTKRFLKSRDERKRIEMRFAHLKTHHGFERMRLRGLSGARDEFHLAAIVQNLKTMALHLLGPPTGQVRASIA
- a CDS encoding S41 family peptidase, producing the protein MKEAIDTSPSRRQVLRLAAIGVACAVAAKAPSAAEPLRGGANDSYVPADGVSTFESVWQTVRDHFYDPRHSGLYWPAVRERYLPEVQRATSQDSLARIINTMLSELRASHTRFYTPDEPEYYQLADIFSGVLRRRGLQGAFPDGRISYPGIGIISRLETSGRNTITAVIDGTPAQQAGLRAGDEIVAADGTAFEPVGSFRGKVGESVVLEVQRGATVMQIPVRPVDLEPTKMFLRGLESSARIIESNGQRIGYVHVWCYAGYVYQRTLERLLSQGELKDADALIWDLRDGWGGAQPEYLDLFNGRAPTMQVTDRSGTSEIVNVKWRKPVAMLINGGTRSGKEVLAYGFKKYRLGELIGTRTEGAVLAATAFLIGGGLLLLAVEDVLVDGERLEGVGVTPTIEIPAGATSAGAEDPQLSRAVAVLSGT
- a CDS encoding Rieske (2Fe-2S) protein, whose product is MDAPSNEFALAGSLEELRLKGRLVVHGGHRPILVIYDRGRVFALDNRCPHMGFPLERGSVEDGILTCHWHHARFDLESGCTFDLWADDVPICPVEVRNGDVWVQTTFTHADPAAHWRQRLADGLAHDLGLVIAKAVHGQLAAGVPQADIVRQVALFGAQNRDGWGVGLTILMALANLLPVLPEEEIYLALFHGARRVAADCDGAAPRRERAPLGSRPEPAALKRWLRRWTNVRHREAAERTLLTAIAAGFSPAELADALLAAATERAFADTGHSLDFINKAFECLDLIGWQHAAALLPTVVGQMVAARGTEESTAWRQPVDLVALCEESTSELADLFAAGRGSREWSGQAALAQELLGDDPDRIVNALKEAIRAGAAPAELGQSLAYAAALRVARFGNANEHADWKTAHHVFTYANAVHQMLARMGTANIDTHIAAVRGVLHGAMALYLARYLNVPPARIPGDGGERLDDLPANPETIGTALLEAFDRQRQVDLAARLVTRHLQLGHSPQALIATLAHAVLREDAGFHAYQMLEAGIRQVGAWGHTNEGRHILIAVARYLAAHSPTERASLQTADIARRLMRGGELHQEAGSF